Part of the Triticum aestivum cultivar Chinese Spring chromosome 4D, IWGSC CS RefSeq v2.1, whole genome shotgun sequence genome is shown below.
GCCTAAGCCAAAAGGTATTCTACGGTAAGCGGACGTACTGAAGGGGCAAGTGAAGGTAGTCTTTTCTTGGTCTTCCGGTTGAATGGCtatttgagaaaatccagaatatccatcaagataGCAGAACTGCATGTTTTCAGCTAGTCCTTCGATCATCTCATTAATAAATGGAAGAGAGTAATGATCCTTGTGAGTCCCTTTATTTAATTTCATGTAATCAACGCATAGTTGATGCCCCATAATAGTTGTAGCAGGGGTTATTTCATTATTTGTGTGAGGCACAATTGAAAGTCTCCCTTCATCAGGGACACATGAACGTGACTAACCCACTTAGTATCAGAGATAGGAAAAATAATACTTCCTTCCTTACCACATCTTTTGTATAAGATTTTAATCTTTGTTGAATTTCAATGATTGGTTTTGCACCCTCTTCTAGTGATATCATATGTGTATATATAGCCagacttatacctttaatgtccttcaACGAGTATCCCAAAGCTCTGCGATGGGCTTTTAACACCTTCATGAGTTTTTCTTCTTTCCCTGAAAGGTTAGCATTTAAAATAACAGAAAATCTTTTTGTATCATCAAAAAATTAATGTCTTACGCCCTCTGGTAATGCTTTGAAGTTCGAAGGTGGAAGTTATTCATCTCCCTTCCATTCATGCATTTCATAGACTTCCTTGACGAGAGGATCTACGAGTGGAGTTGTATCTATGACCTGGATAATCTCTTGTTTTTCATTATCCTCAACGCCAAGGTCTTGTTATGTTAAACTTCTCATTAAGTTATCCTCGGAAGTGCTGAAATAGATCGCGACTAGCTAGGCTATAGTCTTTTCTTCCTCCTTGGGTTCCTCCAAATATGTCTCGCATTTAAACGCAGAAAAAGGAAACTCCAATTTTTCCTACCCAACCTTGAGAGTTGTTGCCTTCTTCTTTCGGTTTATTTGCACCTGCAGTATATTTGCCTCTCCTGCCTAATCCCAAGATTTCCGATTGAATTGGATTTTATCTAGTAACCCCCAAGCTTGAGTATACCATAGTCAATAAATGCTCCCCCAAATGCAAGGTAAATAGTTCCTTTACCTTGGCCATCAAGTCCTCCATAAATAATATGCATCACTTACCATGGTGGGTAATTGTGATGGGGACAATTATCAAGTAGGGAACACCTTAGATAGTATTTAACTAAGCTTTCACCTAGTTTTTGTGTAAAGTTACCGATCATGCCCCTCGCACAATAAGATTTCTTTACCGGATAAAAGCGAGTGAAGAACACACTAGACAATTTCTCCCAGGTGTCAAAGGTACCTGCGGGGTAAACATGCAACCATGCTTTTGCTTTGGCGGTCAGAGCATGGCCAAAAAGTTTCAATTTATTTCATCATGAGTGAAAAGCATTTAATTGAAAAGTCTCGCATATCTCATCAAATTGATGCACATGTTGATACAGGTCTTCAATACCATCCCCTATAATTTTTTACTCTGCAGCATATTGAGTAAAAATGAGTTGATTTCATAAGTTTCACCATTGGGTCTTGGGCCTAGAGATTTGAAGGTATCTTTGATAGGCGGTCGTGAGGTTGTGGTTAGTTGACATAATTGTTCACACTCGGCCATGATTGCCCAAAACCTGCAAAATAACCTAGTacacaatataaataaaaaattagCAAGGACAAAAAAACTCAATCCCCGCCAAGGTGCAAAACAAGCTTGATGACCTACAAGTGTACGGAgttatttctttttttttgaagTAAGCCCAGAGGGAGCACGGGGAAAGGTCTTTGCCTCTTAGTGAGCTTTATGGAATTGTGCCAGCAAGGTAATCATGGTCCATAGCAAATTGGAGATAGAAGTTTAAAATATTGTGAGTGGTGACTGAAAATAAAGTGCGAAAATAAAATAGGAGAGCGAGAGAGGATAAATGAGAGTGATTAGATCAATCTGGCTAAGGCGTCATGAGGGAGTCTGGATTCCCCACTAGTATGTGTCTAATGTAACATATGTGTGAAGCATAGTTCTAGGTTCAGATAACTAAGCAACCTTGCATCTTTCTAAGTGGACGGAGCATGGTACATCATATATGCTACTCACATAGGTCCATATCACACACGCCACCATCACTCCTCCCCACAGCAGGTTACGATAGCAATGATTAAGGGTTACCCCGTGGACATGGCCAATGGCCGGTTCTTCGTTATTCCCATGTCAAGCTCAGGGAAGGAAGGGAGGATATAGTTGTCACCTCTTTACCTCAACATCCCACAATCATAACAAGAGCAAGATCCTTCATGAAGAATATTAACTTAAACATGTAAATGAGGATTCAATATTCTATAGGTGTTGAGCTCCTAAATATACTAGGATTCCTCCATATCCCCGAGAACTAGGAGTATTACTCGGACATAGAGATGACAAACATCACAAGGATAATAATGGTAAACATGGATGAATGATCAAAGTAATACTCGTAGGTTTCCCCCAGGGTTTGGTATTACAAAGGATGAGTAggggatggtgatgacgatggttgaTGCCAGAGTCTTCCTGGTCGAGATAATGGCATGGCAAAGCCCTTCTAGCGATTTCCCCTCTAGATCCCTTACGGAGGCTAGGGTTCTTGGTTCTCGTGAAGTTCCTTGGCTCTTTGTACTCTGATTCACGATCCAAAGCCATCGGGGTGAAATAGTCGACCCAGGGGAGGCGACACCACCTGGTACGAGTGCTGGTACGAGTGAGCGTGCTCATATCAAGCGTCGTCCTTTCTCCTAGAAGCCCTGTTTCGACGGGAAATTGGTATGCTTGGTCGCTCCTCTTTATGGCACGTTTTCATCACATCAATAAACATGTTCTCATCCATATACTCGTGTTCTCCTCTTTAATGGTCCAGATCCCCTCCCCGATTAAGATACTGGTGAAATCAATCGAAAAGGCGCGCAAACGCGGTAAATGTTCAACAATCCTATGATTACAGCgtaaaaataaaggaaaaaagtaATACGAATTTAGACTCATCAAGCGCTGACACCGCTTGCCTCACCGAGATCTCCCCGCGAGGGATTACCACCATCGCCCAAGAGTCACTGCGGAATCACCTACTAACGCCGTGAGAAAGCTCATTCGTCTGTGTCGGAAATTGAACTTTCATAACCAAGATAAATGTGACACAAGACTCAACCGCCGCCTCTTATCCAAGAAAGAACTTAGGGTTCCTCCGTCTCCTGTCGTTGGTGTCGGCGATATGCCTCGTCTCCGGTGTTCCCGGCCATTGCCGGCGGGAGGGATCTTGCTCCGTTTTATGCGTTTCTGTGAGTTCGTTTAGGGGTTGTTCGTGATCAGGAAGATGAAGCGGTGGCGGCTCTTTGAAGATGGAATAATGTCCTCTCCGCCTTCTCGTCATGCATCTAGCATCGCAGGAGGACATGTGAAGGTGTGTCTCTggtggatctcgcgggattcggtcggtgctggtcttTGTTAGATCCATTTGGATCCGgtctttgtccatgtgtctatagATTGAATCCTTTCGATGTATTTGTACATATGATTTATTAATGAAAATACCGTAGAACATTTGTTTTACGGTCTGCGGTCCAAAAAAATCTATGACCGTGGTTGTTCTGGTGTGCTGACTTGTGGAGTCTTAGCATGACAACttttcgactgtctactacaataattTTGGCCCGACTCTGATGAGGGAGAGGTGATGACGTGGCGCGTCTTCGACTCGCTCTAGTGCTTATAGTCGGTGCTAGATGATCTACGGATATGAATGTAATTTTTGTTATTTCTGTGTTCTTTGTACTAGTACTATGATATGATAAATAGATCGAAAGGTTTCTCGTAATAATTAATAAATCAAAGGAATCAACTTTAATAGCAGGTGGTGTAATGGGGTGCTCTTCCCCACCAAAGGTTAGCACTTGTCTAATTCAAAGACCATCATTAATCCACTCAACTAGGTCCTCGTGTTAGCTAGGCTGCCGCTTAGTAATACCACTCCATTCATCTGCCCGCAACGTCCAACAACCTCTGCAACCTCGTCAAATTGATATATCCTGCGAGCGGCAATTTACTTGACACCAGGTATGCTTCAGTGTATTCCAATCCTATCTCTTCTTTCCCCGAAACCTGGCCTATTTAAGCTCCTACAGTCCCCGGCATAGGCTACGTACCTAGCCATTTGATCGCTACCACCGCTGTCCGCTGCTTCCATTACACTACTGTAAAAGCTCGTAAGAGAAGAAATATGGCTCGCGCAGCAGCTGCTAACATCGTGGTGGTCGCTGTGGTTGCGGCGATGCTCCTCGCGGCGGCGCacaccgccgacgccgccatcaGCTGCGGCCAGGTGAACTCTGCCTTGGGACCCTGCCTCACCTACGCGCGTGGCGGCGCTGGCCCGTCCGCAGTCTGCTGCAGCGGCGTCAAGAGACTCGCCGCTGCCACCCAGACCACTGTTGACAGGCGCGCCGCGTGCAACTGCCTCAAGATGGCCATCGGCCGCATGAGCGGGTTCAAGGCTGGCAACATCGCCAGCATCCCGTCCAAGTGCGGCGTCAGCGTCCCATACGCCGTCGGCGCCTCTGTCGACTGCTCCAGGGTCAGCTGATCTGGAGAATGCAGATCACCCGTGGCCGGCGTTTAGCTCGATCGGTCGACGCCGATGAGTTAAGGTTACACCTCTATAAAATATACGTGTCTATACCGAATAAATGCTTGGGTCTCCATGCATGATGGGTTGTACGAACGTGTGGTGTCAGGCCCTGCGCGGGGTGTGCATGCATGTACGTCGAGCCAGCTCTCGACGGCCACGACTGAATCGATGTTTACTCTTTATTTCCGTGTGTGCAAGAGTGACAGTGTCGGTGGATATATGTGTCAGAGTTGTTAACTTTTATCTCTCGTGGAGTGCAAACTCTTGCATTAGGGACTGGCACAGGCTAAATCGTTCTCCACTAAGACATCAGAGCATCTACAGTCAGCCAGGGCACACCAAATAGGGCCCTCAAACGCTCACTCACACGACCGGACACGTTTGCGGAGAGTAACCGGTTAGAGCAATTCCAACCGGACGACCCATTTCATTCGTCCATGTCTATTTGAATTGTGGCGGACAAAAATACCGGTCCAACGGGGCGACTCAAACCCAAAATGCGTCTGCTTCGTGTCTGCGCCGACGCATTTGAAACCCAGATTTGGGTGAAATGCATCGGCGCGGACATGAAACGGACGCGCCGCGCGTCCTCTTGATGTCCCTCGCGGCCCCACATGTCGGCCGGCCAATCACCGCAGGTGGTCGTAATTAACGCAGCCACCTAAGAGGGACCGTCTGGTAGTGTGTGGAAGGGCCGCGTGCCCGTCCTTTttaattgaagcgtgcggtgggcCTGCCTCATCCACTTCCGTTCAAATCTTACCACTTTTGCTCCCTCGCCGGCGACTAGAAAACCCTAGCCAGCCAGCCCAAAACCCTAGCAAGCCATGGGCTTCTTCTgcgggaaggggaaggggaaggggaggtTCAGCGCCAGCGCGAGCTCCCTCCCCCGCCGCCGGCGGCTAGACGTGGCACGCCACCGCGGGAGTGAGAGTGCTATACATACCAGTCCAGGTGCGGTGGCACTGGGAGTACCGCCAGCCCCTGCAATATCCGGATGTGAACCTGCCGCACGGCTGGCATCTGGACCCACAGCGCATCCCCATTCCAGTGGAGCCGCGGGCGGCGTGGGCGCACGCGGAGGTGGTTCACCGGCGGCGCGAGCTCCTTACGCCGGAGCAGCGCGCGATGCATGCCTACGCGCCAGACTCCCCCAACAGGGAGCGCTGGTTTGCGCTAGAGCACGAGGAGGAGCGCCGCCGCGGCGTCCACATCAACCATGACGTTCCCCCGCCGCCCCCGCATGTATTGCCAGAGGAAGAGGATGtggaggcggagtaccaagccaTCCTCGAGGAGGCCCTGGAGCACGGGCTGGAGGCGAGCCGACTCGAGGAGGACGCCCGTTGGGATGGGTAGGAGCACGCCCTTGCCTTGTCGCGGTGGAGCCCGCCACCGCCGTCACTACCTCCCATCGTCGAGCCCAAGGTCGAGCCGAAGCCGGTGCGCGAGCCTACGCCCACGCGGAAGCAGTCGCCGCCGCTTCCCACTTGGCCCGAGGAGTCCTATTCGTGGACTGGCTAACTccgcgagtgggtgagcgcgcctcccTGGTACTCCGCCTCCATGCCGGAAGAGGAGGCGGCCCACCTTGAGCGCTGGAAGGCGCATTGGCTCATCAAGGAGGAGCCCGAAGCCGAGCGGCAGATACGCCGGGAGTAGAAGCCGCGCCACGATGAGGAGGCATTgcaccttgaggaggaggaggaggaggaccgcgACCGCCTCACCGCAATGCCGCCACAGCAGATGCCCGAGAAGGCTGTCCTGGCGGCCTATCAAGCCGCATTCGGTTGGGCTGGGCTGCCtcccgtcttcatcgacctcaccggtggcgacgacgacggcaagggcaagggcaagacgGTCTACTAGGGCAGCGTGCGGGCGCTTAGGGTTTATTAATTTTAGTCAATGTTTAAGTGGAATTTGGCTCGCGGTTGACCGGCCACTTATGTATAATTATGCTTTATTAAGTTTGCTTTGGCCACATGGGCAAAAATAAGTATGCCTCCCGTTGGGCGCACCAGCCGACCCAATCCAAAAGGCGGATGCGCACGTCCGTCTGGTCAACCTAAATGGACGAAAAGCGGACAAAGCGCGCGTGGGTTTGGGTCGCCCGGTTTGAGTTTCTCTTATACCTCATAATTTCTTTTATGCATCCGAATACCTCATATTTTGTCCCTTAGATCCATACAAACCATAAAAAAAATCATACGTACTACAGAAATCACGCTAGCTAAACTACGCTTCATCGTCGAAGATGCCCACGATCTTCGTGCCAAGCGCCGGGTAGATGGGTGCATAGGAGGGCTCTGGCTCCTCCTCCACATAGGCAAGCATCTCGTCGTTGTCCGCTTCTTGCTCCACCTGGAGGATACGGCAGTTGGTCTCCGCCTCCGATTGGAGGGAATCGACAATTGTATACTGCTCCGCCTGCAGATCCGTCTCCTCCGCGTACTCGTCGTCCTTTTCCTGCTTCgcgtcctcctcgtcctcctcctcctccagctctTCTCCGGAACCACCGCGTCCAGAGGTAGCCCAGCGGCGATCCGGGCTTCGTGCCTTtcccggatctgctcaaggagctacAGCCGGCCAGTCGGCGCTCCTGCGTTAGATAAGGGTAGCTCCGGACCCATCGAAGTGGTCGCATGGCTGCTTGAATGTGGTGGCGGACGGCTAGCGGCCGACGAGTGAAATGTAGAGGTGAACGGCGTTTGGAAGGTGGCGGCGGCGCTGCGGATGGGTAGAGTTCCGGTGTCGGCGTCCGCCAGGGGCCTTGCGCGGTGCGTTGAAGCGCTCACACGCGACTCCATCAGTCTGTTAGGGGTGATGTGCTTCATACTGCAGGGTTTCAGAGTGCTTTTCTAAGGGACCCGCATGTCAGTCCGACGTGCCGGACGTGCCCGATCACACCAGGGTCTCCTCATATCCGCCTCAGAtttgggctgaatatgagaggtgtCGATCAGCTCCGACATTTGAGACCAGTTTAAGGCGTCTGTCTGGATCGTAATGTTTTGACCGATCAGTGATCGTTTGCCCGAGCATTTGAGgcatccggctgtagatgctcttacatccAGCGTTTGGCCGGCGTAAAACCTACTTGCTTCATTGTTCAGCTGACACCCACACGCTGCAAGCGTACAGGCAACCGCATTACAGGATCTTAGGAGACTAGGATGATACATAATCAAACGTGGAATTTAGaaaatactccctctataaataaatataAGACGTTTAAATCATTATTTAAAGTAATTAAAACATCTTATATATATTTGCAGAGGGAGCACCTTACAACATCCCTCAAAACACGCTACTTCCAGTGTTTGCTTCAGAACCAGCGCAAGAGCTATGTCTCGCTTACACTGAGACCATAGCCGCTCTCACATTGAGCGTGGGAGCTCCTCTCGCTGAAGGTGTGTGCATATGGGCGCTGCTGCAGCTCGCTACTCCCtttgttcggaattacttgtcgcagaaatggatatatctagatgtattttagttctagatacatccattttcaagacaagtaattccgaatggagggagtacatgtttggTCGCTGTGGGTATGCCCGCATTAGGTTTTCTCCGGGTTTTTTTTTCACTTTCTTCTATTTTCTACGGTATTTTTTGTTTTTCCAACGGTTTTCTTTGGGGGTTTTCATGGTCGCTTCAGTTTTTCATCTTTTTGTCTTTCTCGGTTTTCACAAACTTTTTGTTTTCTTAAATTTATATTTTCTTTCCTGTTTTCTTCATTTCTCTTCGTTTATttcctttcttatttttcattctttttttgtttcctttgttttCTCACGTATTTCATGGTTTTGTTCGGGTTttttgtttaacatttttaaaatacatgattaatactGTAGAAAGATTTATATTTGATGACAActattttcatacacattgtacattctTAGTGTACATCgggaacatttttaatacatgttaatattttttaagtacatgattaacatatttctacatgatcaacattttcaaAATTTTATGTTTTTATGTTCAAAACAATTAATACACGTTATAAAAAAATTATACATCAGAAAAACCCTTTTTTGTACACATTTGACCTTTCAAAATAGATGATTaatattttttccatttttttatttgATGACTACTCTTTTATACATATCGTGATTCTCTTTATATATCAGGAATATTTTTATACACGTTGAAATTTTTCTAAATATATGATTTTTTATACACGACAAAaaatcaaatgcttgattaacatttcttaaatacatgatcaatttttttcATAAATAGTATAAAATGGAAATGTTTTTATATAAACAATTAGTATTTTTCAAATGCTAGATTAACATATTTCAAATGTTCCATATAGAGTGTATTTTGaaactaacacacacacacacacacacacacacacacacacacatttcaaaTGCTTCAGTGTTCACCCCTTTTTTTGTTTCCATCTCTTGTTTTCTCTGGGGTTttttctccattttctttgatctttctgtttttattttgtgtattTTTTGCATTAATGGTTTTTTCgttggtttttcttttctttttcttattttcaaCAATGGCTACATTTTTCATACGTAATGTACATGTTTCACATACAATAGAAACATATTTTTATTCACATTTAGCATTTCTCAAATATTTGAAACATATTtttaatatatgttttgatgtctaattttttaatacatgttttacatttttcatatacatataGACATATGTTTCACACTTATCAATTACATTTTTAccattttttaaaatacatgtcCAACATCCTTTGAGTACAATTGAAAAAAATTAAATGATATTCTTTTCTGAACTATGCAAACTTCGTATTACATTGCAGAAatactttttgaaaatatttcGAACACATTTTTTGAACATTTGAACATTTATTTTAATGTAacaaacattttttaattacataaACATTGTTTTAAAATGTATAATCATCTTTCTGTACACATGATTAAcatgtttttattttgtttgttcACATTGTACATTTTACgtatatatataaacaattatacacttttaatatttttaaatgcaaaaCTAACATTTCTTAAACTTTAAAGTAAATTGTTTTTTTAGTGTATAAATTTTATATATTTTCTGAATATAAACAAAGTGAAAaatgaagcaaaaaagaaaaatatatgaaTAAAAACAAACAAAAAGGTAAAACAAAAAAAAGTAAGATGACATGAGCAGACGAGCCGCGGCTACTCGGCCGGCACAATACGTGTAGGGCTTGCTGCAAGAGGCACACAGCTGCACTCATCAGCCTATAGGATTCTTGCGCTGGCCGACGACTTGTACATCAGGAGGATTGTTGTGGCATTGGACTGCACGATTGCGGTGGAAGCAATCAAAGATGGTAGCGCAGCATCGTATGCGGTGGTGGTACATGAAATCATAGATAGGGCTAAAGATTGTGAGTCATGTATCTTTAGCCATGAGTTTAGAACCTCGAATGTCGAGGCCCACAATCTCGCAAAGCGTACTCTTACTCTGGAGAACTTTTATTCGTCCCTATAAACGTAGTGACGTCCTAAATAAAGCTTCCGAGTTTGCCTTAAAAAAAATCAGCCTCCAGGATTACATGGAAACTCCTGTTCGGCGCCGTAAGGGCAGGATTAGTTAATTGGCGCTCACGCGCCCCCGATCGTGGGCCAGTCCAAAGAGAAAAGCGAGTGCTCGATCGAGCATTTTCATTTGTTCGCATTTACCCGGGCGTGGTTGGTCGGTAGCCCATTTACAAttaaaaaatgaagaaaagaaaaggaataaaaaagtTCGTGAATTAAAGAAAATCATAGATTTTGAAAGAAAAtcacaatttgaaaaaagttcattgaatttaaaaAAGAACCATCcagtttcaaaaaagttcattcaattaaacaaaattcatcaattttgaaaagagttcatcagaTTTTGGAAAAAGTATTTTTTAACAATTTCGGAAAATGTTCGAAaacctgaaaaaagttcatcaaattttaaaaaatatcatgcaatttaaaaaatgataagaaaataaagaaagcaaaacaaaaaaaatcatggaaAAGTCGgccaaacaaaacaaaaaaaccagagagaaaaaCCACACACATTACATTTACCAGAAGAGAACAAGAATTAAGGGAACACAACAAAGTAACCTGTCACAGTGGTTAGCGCCGAATAGGGATTGGGGGATCGCATTGCGCGGGAGATATATCTTGCATTAAGCGAGATGGAACGAACCCATTTTAGACTTATTCCTTTGCTGGCTTCGCTCTCACTAGCTACGTTATGTTTGCTTCATTTTTCTTTCCTTTGATCTCTTTGTTTTTTAATTTTATTTGTTACTTTTGagggttttttttcatttttctttggattttttttcatttttctttggttttcatagacatttttttgtttcttttattcaTTCAACATCTTTCATATACATCAAgtacatttttctaatacatgtttaacatttgcAAATACAAGTTTAACCTTTGTTTAATTTGCAGTCAACCTTTTTTTTCTATACACAATTTTTAACATTTTGtcaaaatgcttgattaacatttttcaaatacaagaccaacatttttttaatacatggtcaacagttTGTGTATACATTCTTTACATTTTGAAATGCTTCATTAATATTTTTGTATAGCAGAATAACATTttataatacatggtcaatatttttctattcacatttaacatttttcaattaTTTGTTCACAATTTTCCATCTTCtgttaatacatggtcaacatttttatatacagaTTTAATATTTtggaaatacttgttcaacattttttcaaatgctagaTTAACATTTTATATACAAGATAAAAACAAATTCATTATGTTTTAATACATggccaacattttttctatacatatttaacattctTACTTAACACTTTTCTAACACgtgttcaatttttttcaaattcttgattaaaTGTTTGAAAATATATGATCAATTCTTTTCATCCACTTTTCTATATAAATTTTTCGTATACGTATTAAACATTTTCTCCATACACGGTTAACATTTTTCTAATGCATGTTTAACATGTTTCAATTATGTATGTAGAGTGATTTTTATTATAGATATAACTAGTTTATTACGAAATAtgacaaaaatgaaaaaaatacaaggcaaaaaagtgaataaaaatgagagaaaaaaaacaCTGATTGCTCGCGGTCCCCCCTGGGCCGGTGCATTATGGGTGCTGATTGAGGCGAGCGCTCGCGGGGTGGTCTATGTCTGGCAATTCCTATTTAGCGCAACAGGCGCCGGTTTCTGGGAGCTCTTGTTGGGCGCTTAAGGCGCCCGCTAGTGATACTGGCGCTCTCACGGCAGCGTAGCGGGCCGGTCCAGGAAACAGAACGAAGCGCGAGGATCGCACGGCAGCGTAGCGGGCCGGTCCAGGAAACAGAACGAAGCGCGAGGATCGCACGGCAGCGTAGCGGGCCGGTCCAGGAAACAGAACGAAGCGCGAGGATCGCACGGCAGCGTAGCGGGCCAGCCCACAGAGCGAAGTTTTGCAAATTCGATATAAAAGTTTACTGATTTTCAAAACCTTCGTCAATTCTGCAAGAGTTCATCATTTTAGAAAAAACTTCATCGAAATTGAAAACAAGTTTAtcaatttgaaaagagttcatcaaaattgaaaaagagttcatcgatttaaaATAATG
Proteins encoded:
- the LOC123099738 gene encoding non-specific lipid-transfer protein 1, which gives rise to MARAAAANIVVVAVVAAMLLAAAHTADAAISCGQVNSALGPCLTYARGGAGPSAVCCSGVKRLAAATQTTVDRRAACNCLKMAIGRMSGFKAGNIASIPSKCGVSVPYAVGASVDCSRVS